From a region of the Brevinema andersonii genome:
- the hydE gene encoding [FeFe] hydrogenase H-cluster radical SAM maturase HydE: MKNILEKLFNTPCDMTKSELAYLIENINDTELQDIISFADQQRQKYFQKRVYMRALIEFSSFCAQNCLYCGIRAQNRNAERYRLSLQQILECCELAYNLDYRTFVLQSGEDFTYSTDDICHMVRTIKNKFPDCAITLSIGEKTYEEYLAYYQAGADRYLLRHEAASRRLYEYIHPPQMSYDNRQQCLYNLKEIGYQTGAGFMVGLPTQTAEDLAEDILFIRELQPHMVGIGPFIHHKDTPFKDEKSGSLRQTLLMIALTRITLPQALLPATTALGSLDIVGREKGLAAGANVVMPNVSPKDVRAKYLLYDGKICTGDEDAECRMCIAGKMTMWGFTPDLQRGDHPTKIPSNLTFENQQELI, from the coding sequence ATGAAAAATATCTTAGAGAAATTATTTAATACACCGTGTGATATGACAAAATCTGAGCTTGCATATCTTATTGAAAATATTAATGACACTGAATTACAAGATATTATAAGCTTCGCAGACCAACAAAGACAAAAATATTTTCAAAAAAGAGTGTATATGAGAGCTCTTATTGAATTCAGTAGTTTTTGTGCACAAAATTGTCTTTATTGTGGAATACGTGCTCAAAATCGTAATGCTGAAAGATATCGATTAAGTCTTCAACAAATATTAGAATGTTGTGAATTAGCCTATAATTTAGATTATAGAACATTTGTACTGCAATCTGGAGAAGATTTTACCTATTCCACTGATGATATTTGTCATATGGTACGTACAATAAAGAATAAATTTCCTGATTGTGCAATTACATTATCGATTGGAGAAAAAACTTATGAAGAATATCTTGCTTATTACCAAGCAGGAGCTGATCGTTATCTCTTACGCCACGAAGCCGCATCACGCAGACTTTATGAATATATTCACCCACCGCAAATGTCTTACGATAATAGGCAGCAATGTTTATACAATCTTAAAGAAATTGGATATCAAACAGGTGCAGGATTTATGGTTGGACTGCCAACTCAAACAGCAGAGGATCTTGCAGAAGATATTCTCTTTATTAGAGAACTACAACCTCATATGGTTGGTATTGGACCATTTATTCATCATAAAGATACACCATTTAAAGATGAAAAAAGCGGAAGTTTACGTCAGACATTACTGATGATAGCTCTTACTCGTATTACATTGCCACAAGCTTTACTTCCTGCAACAACTGCATTAGGATCGCTGGATATTGTAGGACGTGAAAAAGGATTGGCGGCTGGTGCAAATGTTGTTATGCCTAACGTTTCGCCTAAAGATGTCAGAGCAAAATATTTACTTTATGACGGCAAAATATGTACAGGAGATGAAGATGCAGAGTGCCGTATGTGTATAGCTGGAAAAATGACAATGTGGGGATTCACACCTGATCTGCAAAGGGGAGATCATCCTACGAAAATACCATCTAATCTCACCTTTGAGAATCAGCAAGAACTTATATAA